A segment of the Rattus norvegicus strain BN/NHsdMcwi chromosome 16, GRCr8, whole genome shotgun sequence genome:
tctgcctgcctctcccttccagagtgctgggattaaaggaatgggcTACCACACTCCACTCTCGCCAACCTTTAAATGCATACCTTTAAATGCAACCTTtaaatgcatgtctgtgtgtgggtaagTGCACACGAGTGCACCTCAGAAACCTGGAACAGAGTCTCAGTACGCAGCCTTGGATgccctatgtagctcaggctgacctcgaactcagagacctgcctgtctctgcatcccgagtcctgggattacagaggtATAAAGCCACAACTTGGCTCCATAGGTTGTTTTTCCTGATGAATAGTTTAGTATCAGCCCACATCAAGATACGCAGAGGACAGCCTCAGCCCTTCTGGTGAGCGTACGGCAGCCTGCCACAGGGTGGAACCTAATGTCCTGGATGCAGACTTAGGGAACCGTTGCTATTGGTGAGATCTTAGATTGGGGCCTTTGGAATGAGAGGGCTAAGCATCAAGTAGGGAGACAATGAACCTGCCTGCGCTGCCCCTTTTCCTACAGCACTGAGCAAGGGGAATGAGTTTCCAGTCCAGGAGCTGCACTAGCCTCAGCTGAAGGGGCAGAAAAATTCCTGCACCAAGTCAGAGGGTTAGGCAAGTACTCAGCCAAAGACGTACTCTCAGCAGTGTTGGGCCAGTGGTCAGGTCAGGCACCATCCTTCCCAGAAGTCCCCACAGCCCTGGTACCAACAATACCTGTAAATGATGCCTTTGCCATGTAGAAACTGCAGTCCGCAGATGATCTCAGCTGCATAAAACCTGAGTAAGAGATGGTATTCCAGGACTTTGCCCACCAGTCCCATCATCCCATGGatccattcacacatacacatatgtgatgGGTGGGAAATGCTAAACCAACACCATGGACCCAAGCACACCTCAGGGGCACACAAATGCTTGACAGCATTACTACTGTGGTCTAGGGCCCTGCCCACTACAGGGTCCAGTGTCACTCAGGGCACTGTCCACTCTGCTGTTCTGACTGAGGCTGGACAGAGGACAGGACCTAGAGGACCCGCACGATGTCCCCTGTCTCCACAGTGATAGCTCTATCCTGACtcatgggagggggagggcagggtGTGGctatggggaggggagagaaagaatgaaggacaGTGCCAGTACACGAAGCCAAAGTCCCTCTCCTCACATACGTAGCCCGGTAGAGTTCGAAGCGGCCTTTGTCCTGAATGTGGAACATCAGATCACCCCCATTGAGGAACTCCATCACAAAGAAGAGGTGGtcctggagtggggtggggagtaAAGGGACAGAGGTAAAGGGACAAGTAGGAGATACCCATGTAGAAGATATGGAAGCCAGCcccagacagaagcagagagcacaGGACTTGGGTTAAGGGTGACAATTTGGGAGGTGTGACTGGAACAGACACAGCCCCACTGCAGGGAGGATGGCAGAGTTAAGGCATGGGTGGTGACAGGTAGGAACCTTGGTCTGGAAGGTACAGATGAGATGGGTGAGGAAGGGATTCTCCCAGGCGAGCGCCAGCACCCGCTTCTCCACCATGGTGCACTCCACGTCATCGTCGATCAACACCACGTCCTTCTTCAGGTACTTGATTGCAAAGTACCTTTCCTTGCCCTTCAGTTCTGCAAGCAGTACCTACCGACGGGCAAGATTCTGAGCAAAGACCCTGGAGGTTACCAGTACCCGGCCTCTGGGACTTAACAGGAAACCCCTGAGCCCTGGTCCTCGGGCCTCCCTCACCTTGCCAAAGCTGCCTTTGCCAAGTACTTTCTGGAAGGTGAAGTTCTCAAGGCGGCACCGGTTGCTCCCCTCCCAGATCTTGCCATAGGTCCCGTTGTTGTCTgtcaagagagagagggagagactaaGATCTAGTCTACATGACTCCCTTTCCAGGGGCAGGAGTGGACTAGGCAAGGGGCCTtggagaggagaaaaggctgCTTGCCGAGAGTGGTGCCTCTTTCCAGGACTTACTAGACAGAGAGAATTTACTGGAGTCCCGAGGGTGGGCTGGGGAAGGAAGGGCCTTGGAGAGAAAGAAGCTTAGTACCTTATCCCAAGTCTCACTACTGTTCTTTTCCCTTGccctgtcagggaatggtagctTTAAAGGGATATGTGACCCAGATTCACCTGGGATGTCATTCCCAGAGACAGCTGTCTTCTTCTCGAATCCCTGGTATATTCCGACAGTCTCTGGTGTCTCTGGCTTCCGGGAAGCTTTCTAGGGAAAGGGCATCGGAATGGAAAGTCACTGTCAGAAGTCTCAGGCCAGGAAGAGGACCCCAACCACAATATCCCCTCAATGTCAATGGTGTCAGAGAGACAGGGTCCGGGCCTCCCGGTTCTCATTCCTCCCTTCCACAGATTATAGGCAGACATTAGTAAACTGAACCATGCCTTCCTAAGCATTTCATAAACTGTGTAATCTCATTTTTAAGAAAtttttacatgtgtttgtgtatatgtgaatggatatgtgcgcgcacacacacacgtgccacaTGACACTCATGGCGACCAGAGGACCTACTTGTAGGATTTGTTTCTCTCCTATTGTGTGTTCTATGGAGGGAACTTCGGCTGTTAGGCTGTTTGGaaaaatgcctttacccactgaaacATCTTGCCGGCCACTAACTTCATATCTGGCTCTAGATTTTCACTCTAAAGTTTTGTGTTACCCCTTAAATGCCTGCCACATCAATctagaaaatgtcctacagacttgcctataggccaatcggatggagacattttctcaattgaaagtCTCTCTTCTCAGATGTTTCCAGATTGTGTTAAGttcacacacaccaccacacaccacacactgtaCATTCACACAGTGCCACACATAcgcatatcatatatattatgtacatacaTTTCACATGCTACATACCTACATACCAccacccacacataccacacactgaATACACACAACACTCATACTATGTAAACATGTCAtacacacttatgtacacacagcatacaaatgcacacagtacactatataccacacacacctaGCTACTATACTCTGGGAACACACACTACATACCAAATAAATactacacgcacacatacatgcacacatctgtCACATACACAATAcctataccacacatatacacctacaTGCCCTACATGGCACACACATAACATAGACCCGGTCCTTGTTCACAATGTCCCAACATTCAACTCTGCAGCCCCTGCCTCTCCTCAGTTAACAGCTTCCTGAATGATGAAACCTCCAAAGATAACGAGGCCACCTCTCTCTGCCACCTAAATCCATCAACAATCTTCCCGAAGCCTCACCCACCTTAGGCTCCCCAGGTATATTGCCAGCCCTGATACTCTCTGCTCCCACTGCCCTGTGTCCAGGCCCCTCAAGCCCTGCCTACCTGGGTCACTTGGTTCAAGGCCTCAGCCAAGAGCTTTTGGTTGATACCACACAGGTTGGCCACCTTCTCCCGGCATTTGTGGTGCACATTCATGCCGCAGTCTGCAAGAATCAGAGGAGGGCCCAGCAGTGTCAGGTCTCAGATATGGATGGGGGGGTAGGAGGTGGGGTAGGAGGGAGGGGACCTTTTTGGACTGTTGAGCTTCTGGGGATGAGGGCATTTGAAACCACCATGATATGTCAtggttcaaagaaagaaaaggagactaATGGGTACAGCCActcacacccataatcccagcaacgggaggtggaggcaggaggactgctctaaactcaaggccagccttggctactgtGTGAGAACctgccaaagagagagagaaaggggaggggggaggggagagagagagagagagagagagagagagagagagagagagagcgctaaccTCTTTAACATCTGAGACAAGTGAGTGAGGCAGCTTTCCTCAGGGCTTTGAGATTCTCCTGAAGGGAAGCTTGGGataaggggagggggcaggggacggagaggaggcaggggagggggagagggaggaaggcagacagGGCCTGCTAGTGCAGCAAGCCCTGGTTAAGCACTTCCAGTCACCTGCTCCTCAGTGATGTGAGCTGTGCACTGGGGATGTAACTTGGAGACATATGAAGGGGAGACAAATAAGAGTCCTTTGGTTTTAGGGCCAGCATGAGAAGAATCAGGCATGATGGTGGGTACTGGGCTTAGGAGGTGGAGGACCTGGGACCTGTGTAGCACACACCTTCACACTTTAATCCCTGTTTCACCAATCCCCAGAGCAAACTGCCACAGTGGTCACAGAAGGTGGGGCTCATGTAGTTATAGACCTTGAATCGGTGAGGCATGTCGATGTTGAAGCGTTCTTTCTGGAACTGGAGGGAAGGGTATCACAGGTCAGGGGTCACATGCCAGCTCTCCAAAACTGTAGGTTGTCAGGTGCATAACGGGGTTCCACCAAGGTCTGGGAAACCCAAAGGCCCAAGGAGCCCAGAAAAGATGCAAGGAAAGTgaaagaaagtgaggaaagaAGGTGAGCCCCACAGAGTCTTGGGTACCCATGGCCCTCCCATCTAACAGTCCCCAGACCCCCGCGCCCTGGGCCCAGCTCACGATGGTGTCCCGGCTATTGGTAGCAGTGCCAGTGCAGCGGCCGATAATCTTGTCGATGCATTTCTTATGGATGGCAGCGTTGCATTCTTGAAGGGGCACAGGCCCAGGCGGGGTGGGGGAGGCACCAAGAGAGGCAGAGTCTGAGCTGACACTACTGGCCAACTACAGCCCTCTGCACAAAGCCAGCCTTCTCACTGGCCGCCCACACCCTCACCCTACACAGGCCTCAGCCCGGGGCTTTATTCCCCCTTCCCCCCGCTATCCTTTCCAGAGCAGCCTGCAAAGCATGGGCAAGAGACAGGCCAGTCTAAAGGGTAGTTAGAATTAGAGAAGGCTCAAGGACCCTCagtagtggtgtgtgtggggggtgggtagTAAGAAGTGAGACTGTATAGGGGCAGGAGGAAAGCCCCTCTTTTCGATTTCTTTCCTCCAGGTCAGCAAGTAGCTGCTGAGCTCTCCTTCACCGGTCCATATGACACGCCCCGCAGAGACACCTGCCCATCCACACAGAGCTTGCGTGATCACAACAACAGACTTCTTTTACTGAACACTCACCACCTGCTAAGCCCTCAAAACATagcttacatgtatgtatgttatcCCATGGGTCTTCACACTTGAACCTACTGTCTGTAGTTTACAGACAAGGAAAGGGGCACTTGGCCCGTGCTGAGACCAAGGCCGTGCACTTgggagagcagcctgtgctcGATCACACCCATGGTCTGCAGAGACTGCTGCACACTTTGTGTCACCGTGAAAGGAGCGCTCACGCTCACACCTGTGCGTCACACACGTTCATCTACAACAAGCATACAGTCATGGGAGGGCTAGTGAGGATCTCACGCCCACCCTGGGGGCAGAGACCTCGTGTGTGTCCCTGCCTAGTCAGTGGCTGGTCTCCATGTAAATCTCTACAACAGCAGATTTTGGGCAACAGCCTGGGAACCTGCACAGAGTTAGGAAGGAATGCACAGAACTGGATCCAGCCAGCTGCAACAAGCCAGCCTGGCACTGACTGACTcgagcacacacactcatgtacatagGGCTCTTGTCCAGACTTGCTATCCAGACCCAGAGACACAGTGACACGCGtcagcacatacatgcacacaccaaacaGAGGAGAGACTTACGCCTGCATTTGTAGCCTTGCTTGTTGAGGCCCCTGAAAGGCAAAGCCCCAACAGCAGAGTGAGTGAGGATGCTCCAGTTCAATCCCTTCCTTCCTGTGCCACCCCCGGCAGGGGTTACCAGCCCTCACCAGACAAACTCTTTGCACACAGAACAGAAGGTGGGCTGCCCAAAGAAGGTGGCGATGAACTCGTGGTTCTTGATGTAGTGAATCTTGGCCTGTTTAATGGCTCCACGGCGGTTCATAGTTGGGAACATGGCCTCCTCCTCACTACGCATGGACTGTTTGCAATCTACGAGCCATACAGTAAAGTCAGCCCCAGTCCATTAAGGTCAGCCCCTCCAGTCCCTCCCCAGATGGCCCCCACACATCCCCATGGGAGTTGCTTGCTTTGGGACTCCTTCCAGCTGCCTCTGACCTGGCAAAGGAGCTTGCCCTGCCCGTGGGCCTTACCCCCATCCTCCAGGAAATACTGCACACACATCAGCACCTTGGCCTGAGGCTGCAGGTCCAGCtgcaggggtgggagggggatgtcAAGTCAGTGAGGGCGGGCCTGGCCCATGGGAGACTCAGAACCCACCCCATTGGTCTCCCTCAAGGCCAAGGGGGGCCCTAGAGCCTGGCCAGACCCCAGCCTGTCCAGGGTAGGCAGGGCCCCGCCCAAGCCCCGCCCCACTTTGCACCCAGGGTATTATTACATTTGGGGAAGTGAAAAGGGTCCAGCCCACACCCTGCTAGGCCACACGGCCCAGGAACAGTGTACAGGGGAACTCCCCGCCCTACCCCCATCTTCACACGCAGACACCACACCACTGTGCCTGAGAACGCAGAACGCTGCTCTCAGAGATCGGTTCTCCAGTAGCCCAGACAGTCCAGAGAGGGAAAGGCCCAAGCCTCTCGGGACACAGAGCCAGTGCTATTTCCTCAAGGAGAGCACCTGGCCAGGAGGCTCCTGGATCCCTGCCTAACCGGCTTAAGAGTCGGGGCTGTCCTATGTGACCCCCCTTCTATCTAGGCTCCTTCACTCATTAAGGCTGACCAGTGTGTCCAATGGTCACTGagcctttttaaaaacacattttggcTGCAGAAGACCACAGGATTGTATTGGCTCTGGCATTCTGCAGCCAACAAGAACACTACCACAGATGCATGTGGCCCCAGGCATGTGCAGTCCTAGTTTCAGCAGGTGAGTGTGCAGACTGCCAACTTTCTTCTCTTACCTCTTTTCTGCTAAATATCGTGATGTGGGTTCCGTGCCTGGCTAGACCTGTAATATCCTCAGCAGACTCCCCAAAATAGGAACAACAGGTGCCTGAGAAGGGGGCCTGGTGCTGGGGTGGGAGCTCGGCACTGTACGAGCATACCCTGCCTGTCCACATTAACTGGCGGGGAGAGTTAGCTAAGTTACCATGGTGACTTCCTGCAGGCCATAGGAGGTGCCTCACACtctgtggtgctggagagatgctacacaagcactctgtcactgagccacAGCCACAGCTAACTTCACGTTACccggcaggccttgaacttgtggcaccCCGTGTCAGCTTCCCAAGTACGTAGGATTATAAACCTAGGACACTACGCCTGGCTTGCACTAAGCACTTGACATCAGTGCTCGTTTTCTCTGGTGGGACCTTGAAGTGGAAAGAGGCTCGGGGGCCGAGGACTGGTACATCGGGGCCAGGATTTAAGCTCAGGTCACAGCAGCTACAGAATTGAACTCATTCACTCTCCAAGCCCCAGCCCACGAGCATCCATGCAAGACCCTGGCTCACAAGCCTCTCACCCAGAACTCAGCCTTGCCGTTGTTCTTCTTGCAGCGCTCAGCCAGCACTGACACGCCCACGGTCACCTCCGACATGGGGTCTTCAGCTGCCCGCATCAGCACGATCTGGATGACACGGCCTTCATAGATGTGGGCGTCGAATGTTGACTTCCACTCAGGGTACATGGTGGGCTTCTTCTGTACCAGAGTCTTCCCTCGGTCTGCGACAGGGCCAGGCAGAGAAGTCAGACCGAGGCGAGTTCCTACTTTCCTGGACTTCCTTATCCCTCGATTGTACACAGTCgactttctctccagccccaaggatgTGCTGTGGCTCTCACATCGTACTGAACACCCAGCAGCCTCTGTGCCATTAGGACTCTGGCTCGTGCCACCCACAGTGCTTCGCTCTCACTGCTCCCTTCCCTGGAACTCTACTCCAGCTCCATTTCAACTTCCCTTTCTGCCTGCATTCACCCAGTGATCACATGCGAGCTGCCACATGCTAACCACGGTCAGTCCCAAAGACATGAACCCTGCATTCCTCAGGTACGCAGTAAGTCACAGCTGTGCTGGGGTTGCaggggacaaagacagagactctgAACCGTCCCTTAAGATTCAGGGACCTCCAGGAGGAGGGGGCAGCGCAGTCAGAACCTCACAGGTGTGTGGGCAGCAGCCATCAGGGAACATCAGGGACAGCGAAGGCTTCCTCCTCCAGTAAGCCTCCCTGACTCTAGGCTGGGACAGGGTCTTCCCTAGGCTCCCTCAGCACAGGACTCATCTCCTGGGACCTGTCTTGCTCTCCCTTCTAGGGGAGAGGGCAGGGCCAAGTCAGTCCTGGAGCACTCCAATAGCCTTGGTGCCCAGCACAGGCCGGGCCCAGGCAGACATGTGGAAGTCACAGTAGGGTAAAACTCGAGATGTGGCAGGCTCAACTAAACCACCGTGGAGTGTCGGGAACTGGGTGCTTCTGTCTTCCCGCGTCCTCAGCTGGGTAGTTCAGGAAGACAAGAAGGATCTAGGGAAGAAGGTTAGCCTCTTCCCGCCAAGCCCCATGTCCGTCTGGGGAGCCTTCCGACCCTACCTGTGGTGAGTGCCTCCTTCATCTTCACGGCACAGAAAGGCTGGCTTGCGTCGTCCTCCGCCTGCAGGGAGCCCAGCTCATAGGAATTGAAGGAGATGCGCAGGAACGGTGCCATGATGGAGCCTGGAATGAGATTGTGCATGGGAAGGGgtggagctgaggcaggggagCAGCGACAGCACAGAGGCGGCTGGCAGGGATGCTCAGCACCCGCTCCCCAGAGAGCTTCACCACACAGAGAGCCACTCACCCCAAACGTCCTCGTCCCTACTGCCAGTGGGAACAGCTGGGCTTGCAGCACCTCTGGTAAGACTAAAGGAGGGGACACCAGGCCTGAGCACCAGCGGCTACAGTGGCTCCTTTTCTGTCAGTCTACCAGGCCTGGACCCTGCCCCATCCCTGAGCTGGGCCCTGGAGGCATCTGAGCCTGAGCTCCTCAGACAATCATCTCTCATGGCCAATTACTGAACATCTATACACGCCAGGGCCTTGTGTGTGTTGGGCTCTGCACTCGGTGCCAACAGCTGCCCTCTTGTCTCGCTAGGCCCACGAAGCACCTCTTGATTCTTTGTTGATTTTGCTTATAAACACCCaggcagagaggcacagccaaacTGTTTCATCAACTAAAGGTCCCCATCCTGTAGATGGGGAAACTTAGACTCAGACTGAACCAGAACTGAAAGCTAGAGTCATACACCTCTGCCCTGACTTGTCAGCACACCCTACCCTTCTGAACAAGAGCCCCTCGGGTCACAGGCCTCCTGCCTGTCTAGATTGCCTGCCGTTTCACACTGAGAATAGAAGCAGTAGCCATGCAAGGAGAGAGGGCTGGGAGGACATGGTACAGGAATGTGAAGAGAGGATACAGTTTCATATTCTTCTCCAAATATAATACTATTTTAATATTGAGTGTAATATACAAAGCTAGAttcagggcacacacacacacacacagccgccGCCcctgccgccaccaccaccaccaccatcaacaacaacaacaacaacaacaacaataacaacaacaacaagaataaaACCGCTGCCCAGCCTGAGGCagttcccttcagctcctcagcAGAGCAACCAGAATAGCAGCCAGGTCTGCCTGGAGCTTCCAGTCCAGATGAGCTCACAGGAAACACTGACCTCAACCCGTGGTCCAGCCCCGAGTGCCCAGCCAGAGCTTGGGGCCCTCGCCAGAGCAGGCAGACTAGAGAGGCCGGTCCCACCAACTCCTACCCTGGTCTGGCTTGGACTCAGTAAAAGTGAGAGCAGGTGTGCAGTGCTGGCCTGTGCCCACATCCGCCGGTCTCTGACCTGAAACCAGCAGGTGGGGTGGGCAAATGCTGGGCACTACACCAGTGCCCACGACAATTTGGAGGTTAGAGATGGAGGAGCTCTGGGCTTTCCTGGCCTGGAGTCTGTGTGGTTGGTGGGCACGGGGAGGGGCAACACGTCTGCGAGAACAAGACTGTCTTAGTTCGCTCTCTGtcgctgtgataaacaccatgaccaaagcaacacaCAGGAGAAAGAGCGGATTTATCTCATCTTACAGCTTACAGGAACTGGCTGCAGGACCACACCAGGGACCAAGCTGCTTACTGGTTTATTTTCTGGGCtgtcagctacctttcttataaTTCCCAGAACTgcctgcccaggagtggcactgtCCATAGTGTCTACAGTGAATTGAGCTCCCACATCAATctagaaaatgtcctacagacttgcctataggccaatcggatggagacattttctcaattgaaagtCTCTCTTCTCAGATGTTTCCAGATTGTGttaagttcacacacacacacacacacacacacacacacacacacacacacacatctaacatCTAACCAGCACAAGGACTCACCTGGCCATGGAAGTGGATGTGCTATGATAAGAGGCCAGTAAATGGTGGGATGAGATGCACACTACACAGGCCTGCCATTGGTCACTGCAGGAGTTTCAGACAGATGTCCCAAATACCCAAGGAACAAAGACATCTTGGACCTCCTACTGACCTCAGAGTCCAAGGCACCAAGTGTCCCGGTGAGTACTTCCAGGGTCTGAAGTAATAAGCAGGACCCTCCATAGCACACACTTGCCATGGGCCTTTGTCCAGATACCAAAGGCCAGATCAGAGTGGGCACagctctgcctttgcctctcaatgAGATAACCCAGAATCAAGATAGGTAGTGAGCAGCTTCCTCAGCACCTCAGAGGGTAAAactgaacaggctgagaaaaagtAGAAGGGACCTAGGCTCCTCAGAGACAAGAAgctagagccatctctccaggtagCAAATGGTGAGGTAAGACACAGGTCCTTGGTGCCACTGCTGTCTCAGCTCTGTAGCTTTCCAGGCCTCCTGGGCTCTGAATCTCTGCAACTCCACACTCCAGATGAGGACTTGCCCCTGGTCTCTAGAATGTCATGCTAATGACAAGCCCACCAGGATAAGGGCCAACATCAACCTGAGGGCCCAGGACATACATACCCACTGGGTAATGTCATCCCCATGCTCTACATCCTCTCTGAGTCCACTCATCCCCCCACTGGGCCTCTTCTACCTGCTCACCAGCCCGGGAAAGCTGGGAAACTGTCCCTGATTCTGAGACAGGAAAATCATGTCTGCAGGAACATGTGGCAACTCATTCTGGATGAGGAGGCAACTCCATCCACACTCTTGTGGCCAGCTTCTTCCCACAGCTCCCCCTGGTGTCCAGTTCTGCTTGCCTGCAGGCCCATGGCTTTTCTTACTCTTAGCTTGCCCTGGGCTCAGGGATTGTGTGCAAGAGACAAGGGGTCAGAGCAGCCACAGGGGTGTGACGCAAGGCTCAGGACCTGATCCATTGGCTGCCCCTGAGGCCTGTGTTTCGGTTCTCACTCACGACAGCTTACTGTTACAAACCACTGGAGGGACAACCACAACCACAGCAGGTCTGGGCCCCAGCCCTAAACCTGCATCCAGGCCACAGTGCTACCAGCACAGGGGAGGCATGGTCTTTGTGGGCTGCCAAGGGACTACCCAACAGTCGTTCAGGGGTCAAATCACTGTGCCCCGAGTTCCTGCTAATACCCCCTTGGCTCTCCTTTGGAGCACTGAGACCCGAGACAGGAAACAAGACACATGAGCTAGCTAACATCTGCTTCCATCTCATGACCCTGAGAGAGGCGCTGGGCAAGCGTCCATCTGCACAGTGAAGTCAGGCTGCCCCACAACCTTGCAGTGTCTAAGCAGTGGTGAGAAGCACAAAGGCAAGGTGTGCTCGCCATTTATAAACCCCATGCAAATGGGCCCAGGTCCACAGGCCCCAAAGGAAAGACAATGGCTCAGCCCCAGGTTTTGCAGGCCCAGGGGGACAGCAGGGGATATCCTCCAGCATTTCACAGGG
Coding sequences within it:
- the Prkcd gene encoding protein kinase C delta type isoform X1 codes for the protein MAPFLRISFNSYELGSLQAEDDASQPFCAVKMKEALTTDRGKTLVQKKPTMYPEWKSTFDAHIYEGRVIQIVLMRAAEDPMSEVTVGVSVLAERCKKNNGKAEFWLDLQPQAKVLMCVQYFLEDGDCKQSMRSEEEAMFPTMNRRGAIKQAKIHYIKNHEFIATFFGQPTFCSVCKEFVWGLNKQGYKCRQCNAAIHKKCIDKIIGRCTGTATNSRDTIFQKERFNIDMPHRFKVYNYMSPTFCDHCGSLLWGLVKQGLKCEDCGMNVHHKCREKVANLCGINQKLLAEALNQVTQKASRKPETPETVGIYQGFEKKTAVSGNDIPDNNGTYGKIWEGSNRCRLENFTFQKVLGKGSFGKVLLAELKGKERYFAIKYLKKDVVLIDDDVECTMVEKRVLALAWENPFLTHLICTFQTKDHLFFVMEFLNGGDLMFHIQDKGRFELYRATFYAAEIICGLQFLHGKGIIYRDLKLDNVMLDKDGHIKIADFGMCKENIFGENRASTFCGTPDYIAPEILQGLKYSFSVDWWSFGVLLYEMLIGQSPFHGDDEDELFESIRVDTPHYPRWITKESKDIMEKLFERDPAKRLGVTGNIRLHPFFKTINWNLLEKRKVEPPFKPKVKSPSDYSNFDPEFLNEKPQLSFSDKNLIDSMDQTAFKGFSFVNPKYEQFLE